One Nonomuraea angiospora DNA segment encodes these proteins:
- a CDS encoding ATP-binding cassette domain-containing protein, translating into MVVEVPPLLELSGLAWQAHGTRRALAPDPLTVGPGRTAVVVAAGCAEADAFTDILVGLEMPDDGQIRIHGQEITMRLPAEREIGLIPAGAGLLPHLTVEQNLALTARDDQASPPIRGMVAYMAKKTDIQGFLRSRPHELAHDERLHVALARALCRRTAVKVMVVEDRTGCGPCHAAVSAALGTDPSLAVLVVTDDRTRVASLASPSRFWEIADAPDP; encoded by the coding sequence ATGGTGGTCGAGGTCCCGCCGCTTCTCGAGCTGTCCGGCCTCGCCTGGCAGGCGCACGGCACGCGCCGCGCCCTCGCGCCCGATCCCCTGACGGTCGGCCCGGGGCGCACCGCCGTGGTGGTGGCCGCCGGCTGCGCCGAGGCCGACGCGTTCACCGACATCCTGGTCGGCCTGGAGATGCCCGACGACGGCCAGATCCGCATCCACGGCCAGGAGATCACCATGCGGCTGCCGGCCGAGCGCGAGATCGGGCTGATCCCGGCCGGGGCGGGCCTGCTGCCGCACCTGACCGTCGAGCAGAACCTCGCGCTGACCGCCCGCGACGACCAGGCGTCCCCGCCCATCCGCGGCATGGTCGCCTATATGGCCAAGAAGACCGACATCCAGGGCTTCCTGCGGTCGCGGCCGCACGAGCTGGCCCACGACGAGCGGCTGCACGTGGCGCTGGCGCGGGCCCTGTGCCGGCGGACGGCGGTCAAGGTGATGGTGGTCGAGGACCGCACGGGCTGCGGGCCCTGCCACGCGGCCGTGAGCGCGGCGCTGGGCACCGACCCCAGCCTGGCCGTGCTGGTCGTCACCGACGACCGGACCAGGGTGGCCAGCCTCGCCTCCCCCTCGCGCTTCTGGGAGATCGCCGATGCCCCTGACCCGTAG
- a CDS encoding VOC family protein translates to MTGFRWSAVCLDALDAPTLAAFYRELLGWRVKEDEPEWVLLAPPEGGPGLAFQSDPGFVRPVWPTSPGEQGMMMHLDIEVDDLDASSARAVELGAAMADFQPQDDVRVHFDPSGHPFCLWVSG, encoded by the coding sequence ATGACCGGATTCAGATGGTCGGCCGTCTGCCTGGACGCGCTCGACGCGCCGACGCTGGCCGCCTTCTACCGCGAGCTGCTCGGCTGGCGGGTCAAGGAAGACGAGCCCGAGTGGGTGCTGCTCGCCCCGCCAGAAGGCGGCCCCGGGCTGGCCTTCCAGAGCGATCCCGGCTTCGTCCGCCCGGTCTGGCCCACCTCGCCCGGCGAGCAGGGGATGATGATGCACCTGGACATCGAGGTCGACGATCTCGACGCGAGCAGCGCCCGCGCCGTCGAGCTGGGCGCGGCCATGGCCGATTTCCAGCCACAGGATGACGTACGCGTGCATTTCGACCCGTCCGGGCACCCGTTCTGCCTCTGGGTGAGCGGGTAA
- a CDS encoding dienelactone hydrolase family protein — MSGDLVVPDGAHGVVVFAHGSGSSRLSPRNRYVAGALNKAGLGTLLFDLLTPQEEADRANVFDIALLAERLLERTRWLREQEDAAGLPIGYFGASTGAAAALWAAAEPDNAVSAIVSRGGRPDLAGPRLAAVRAPTLLIVGGRDPIVVKLNEEAQQRLHAESRITVVPGATHLFEEPGALETVAEHARNWFTTHFRGTA, encoded by the coding sequence GTGTCCGGCGATCTGGTGGTTCCTGACGGCGCTCATGGAGTGGTGGTGTTCGCGCACGGCAGCGGCAGCAGCCGGCTCAGCCCGCGCAACCGCTACGTGGCCGGGGCGCTCAACAAGGCGGGGCTGGGCACGCTGCTGTTCGACCTGCTCACGCCGCAGGAGGAGGCCGACAGGGCGAACGTCTTCGACATCGCGCTCCTGGCCGAGCGGCTGCTGGAACGTACGCGATGGCTGCGCGAGCAGGAGGACGCGGCGGGGCTGCCCATCGGCTACTTCGGGGCCAGCACCGGCGCGGCGGCGGCGCTGTGGGCGGCGGCCGAGCCGGACAACGCGGTCTCCGCGATCGTCTCGCGCGGCGGGCGGCCCGACCTGGCGGGGCCTCGGCTCGCGGCGGTCCGCGCGCCCACGCTGCTCATCGTGGGCGGCCGGGATCCGATCGTGGTGAAGCTGAACGAGGAGGCCCAGCAGCGCCTGCACGCCGAGAGCCGCATCACCGTCGTGCCCGGGGCCACCCACCTGTTCGAGGAGCCCGGCGCGCTGGAGACCGTGGCCGAGCACGCCAGGAACTGGTTCACCACTCACTTCAGGGGTACCGCATGA
- a CDS encoding 2'-5' RNA ligase family protein, with protein sequence MSDFADFRSEGRAALLAGRATHDSPMVEGARRWGAAAVLRPSGEVLDRLAALAGTIEAPGHWVHGRRTLHVTLRSLEPYRDRIPAGDPLRAVYRDALAEAAQGVRPARVRLAGVSPHPGGVLVCGHPEDDTLVRLWERFARAMAARGVRDLEHGRVRDRWYVSLVHFAGPLADPRRIVDWCDAHADVDFGLAELDTAEIVQFVLADSSIHVKALEAARLTRA encoded by the coding sequence ATGTCCGATTTCGCCGACTTCCGGAGCGAGGGGCGGGCGGCTCTGCTGGCGGGCCGGGCGACCCACGACAGTCCCATGGTGGAGGGCGCGAGGCGGTGGGGAGCGGCGGCCGTGCTCCGCCCCTCGGGCGAGGTGCTGGACCGGCTGGCGGCGCTGGCCGGGACCATCGAGGCGCCGGGGCACTGGGTGCACGGGAGGCGGACCCTGCACGTCACGCTCAGGTCCCTGGAGCCCTACCGCGACCGGATCCCGGCCGGCGACCCGCTCCGCGCGGTCTACCGGGACGCCCTGGCCGAGGCGGCGCAGGGCGTCCGGCCCGCGCGGGTGCGGCTGGCGGGCGTGAGCCCGCATCCCGGCGGCGTCCTGGTCTGCGGCCATCCCGAGGACGACACGCTGGTCAGGCTGTGGGAGCGGTTCGCGCGCGCGATGGCCGCGCGCGGCGTGCGGGACCTGGAGCACGGACGCGTACGCGACCGCTGGTACGTCAGCCTCGTCCACTTCGCCGGCCCGCTCGCCGACCCCCGCCGGATCGTCGACTGGTGCGACGCCCACGCCGACGTCGATTTCGGCCTGGCCGAGCTGGACACCGCGGAGATCGTGCAGTTCGTGCTCGCGGACTCGAGCATCCACGTCAAGGCGCTGGAAGCGGCCCGGCTGACCCGGGCGTGA
- a CDS encoding tetratricopeptide repeat protein, producing the protein MGLFRSLVDEGARPRVFRRNTTICSPLRPAHQVYLIDHGYAREYTPAGDREAIHDLRGAGDLVGELAFWNPAERAKVDALTEVRAWPIDMRRLREHAAAVPAVATALVQELFARNVAARRHESLARAPVAARLAVWLLHLDERYALGSESAPPLSMETLADLVGSSPDVVQRRLTEWVQRGWLVRPGYRRLRVEDPSALRDLAGGWEHLSEPWQGRVTPFLTRPGALAEPLPLGEVPKPRQLPADVPDFTGRQQSLDLLTAWLERPRRTNTMIVQGLPGVGKTALVTHWGHLQAGRFPDGQIVIDLRGQSPSQPPMTPAEALGQILRSLGVGEHMPADDEAELTLLYRSRIAGRRLLLILDNAADPAQVRALLPGGKDCVVLVTSRTRMAPLRATGHADLMDLQVLDPGNAVALLVAVLGEHSPRAADRDALAELARVCSYHPFALRISAAKLAENPGLSVQKRVEELRRPGTLLVGDPEEAFRSALDLAYESLSPGQRRAFRHVGLLPGRDFTPEVLAAALGVAVSEAVVAVEGLHRAYLVEPLAGPRYRVHDLVKRLARELGRHAEAGVREARARLLDHYLAVATDPATAPEWFEAERRSLVSAVRLAEESGAQGMAWRLAEAVFEPFRKLRYNEINLEIQQAGLTAAMQVSNRRAIARMRSNLGSIHRDIGPSTLAARFIGEALEEFASLGDAEGRARALNDLAEVHNIAGHNEEALRCAGEALGLYREIGDLAGVASCLHTLSRLHLSQERYEPALQHAGQALKVREELGDRRGTAQSLIILATVRRDLGEPNAALSEGLEALSICHELGDEHAEAETLLCLAEIYDLLRLPHDAQRDAERALAGYTATGDQHGCGRALCALGRIARNGSRYDEALSYYEQALAVQVELHHEPGRAETLGDIGLVHWRLADYLRADDYLNQALAISRMIRDEPVEARMLNRLARVRRRQGLPHVAFVYALEALDIVQGMGNRRAEADVQETLANTYLSLGQHQPALRAAKASLAIREELRDNRASALLSMAQALHTAGEPQEALKLAWETVELQNETGTKDRWAAALTTLAMVLLDLGLAGEALVHARQARDVHLECGTRRDLGCALRALGLISARLGNRGAAGGYLREALRLLEEVGDVFEVRRVSEDLRELGTSPTT; encoded by the coding sequence GTGGGTCTGTTCCGGTCGTTGGTGGACGAGGGCGCCAGGCCCCGCGTCTTCCGGCGTAACACGACCATCTGCTCGCCGTTACGGCCCGCCCACCAGGTTTACCTCATCGACCACGGCTACGCCCGCGAATACACCCCCGCGGGCGATCGTGAGGCCATTCACGACCTGCGCGGCGCCGGCGACCTCGTCGGCGAGCTCGCCTTCTGGAACCCCGCCGAGCGCGCCAAGGTGGACGCGCTGACCGAGGTTCGGGCCTGGCCCATCGACATGCGCCGGCTGCGCGAGCACGCCGCCGCCGTCCCGGCCGTGGCCACGGCGCTGGTGCAGGAGCTGTTCGCCAGGAACGTGGCCGCCCGCAGGCACGAGTCGCTGGCCCGCGCCCCCGTCGCCGCCCGGCTGGCCGTGTGGCTGCTGCACCTGGACGAGCGTTACGCGCTGGGCTCGGAGTCCGCGCCGCCGCTGTCCATGGAGACGCTGGCCGACCTCGTCGGCAGCTCCCCCGACGTGGTGCAGCGCCGGCTCACGGAGTGGGTCCAGCGGGGCTGGCTGGTACGGCCCGGCTACCGGCGGCTGCGCGTCGAGGACCCGTCCGCGCTGCGCGACCTGGCGGGCGGCTGGGAGCACCTGTCGGAGCCGTGGCAGGGACGGGTGACGCCGTTCCTGACCAGGCCGGGGGCGCTCGCGGAGCCGCTGCCCCTCGGTGAGGTGCCGAAGCCGCGCCAGCTCCCCGCCGACGTGCCCGACTTCACCGGACGCCAGCAGAGCCTGGACCTGCTCACCGCCTGGCTGGAGCGGCCCAGGCGGACGAACACCATGATCGTGCAGGGCCTGCCGGGCGTGGGCAAGACCGCGCTGGTGACGCACTGGGGGCACCTGCAGGCGGGCCGGTTCCCCGACGGCCAGATCGTGATCGACCTGCGCGGGCAGTCGCCGAGCCAGCCGCCGATGACCCCGGCCGAGGCGCTCGGCCAGATCCTGCGCTCGCTCGGGGTCGGCGAGCACATGCCCGCCGACGACGAGGCCGAGCTGACGCTGCTCTACCGCAGCAGGATCGCCGGGCGCAGGCTGCTGCTCATCCTCGACAACGCCGCCGACCCGGCGCAGGTGCGGGCGCTGCTGCCGGGCGGCAAGGACTGCGTGGTGCTGGTGACCAGCCGCACGCGGATGGCGCCGCTGCGGGCCACCGGGCACGCCGACCTCATGGACCTGCAGGTGCTCGACCCGGGCAACGCGGTGGCGCTGCTGGTGGCCGTGCTCGGGGAGCACTCGCCGCGGGCCGCCGACCGGGACGCGCTGGCCGAGCTGGCCAGGGTGTGCTCGTACCACCCGTTCGCGCTGCGGATCTCGGCGGCCAAGCTGGCCGAGAACCCCGGGCTGAGCGTGCAGAAGCGGGTCGAGGAGCTGCGCAGGCCGGGCACGCTCCTGGTGGGCGATCCGGAGGAGGCGTTCAGGTCGGCGCTGGACCTGGCGTACGAGTCGCTGAGCCCGGGGCAGCGGCGGGCGTTCCGGCACGTGGGGCTGCTGCCGGGCCGGGACTTCACGCCCGAGGTGCTGGCCGCGGCGCTCGGCGTCGCGGTCAGCGAGGCCGTGGTGGCGGTGGAGGGGCTGCACCGGGCGTATCTCGTCGAGCCGCTGGCCGGGCCGCGCTACCGGGTGCACGACCTGGTCAAGCGGCTGGCCAGGGAGCTGGGCAGGCACGCCGAGGCAGGCGTGCGGGAGGCCAGGGCGCGGCTGCTCGACCACTACCTGGCGGTGGCGACCGACCCCGCGACGGCGCCCGAGTGGTTCGAGGCCGAGCGGCGCTCGCTGGTCTCGGCCGTGCGGCTGGCCGAGGAGAGCGGCGCCCAGGGGATGGCGTGGCGGCTGGCCGAGGCCGTGTTCGAGCCGTTCAGGAAGCTGCGGTACAACGAGATCAACCTGGAGATCCAGCAGGCCGGGCTGACCGCGGCGATGCAGGTGAGCAACCGGCGGGCGATCGCGCGCATGCGCAGCAACCTGGGCTCGATCCACCGGGACATCGGGCCCTCGACGCTCGCGGCCAGGTTCATCGGGGAGGCGCTGGAGGAGTTCGCCTCGCTCGGCGACGCCGAGGGGCGGGCCCGCGCTCTCAACGACCTGGCCGAGGTCCACAACATCGCGGGCCACAACGAGGAGGCCCTGCGGTGCGCGGGCGAGGCGCTCGGCCTCTACCGCGAGATCGGCGACCTGGCCGGGGTGGCGAGCTGCCTGCACACGCTCTCGCGGCTGCACCTGTCCCAGGAGCGCTACGAGCCGGCGTTGCAGCACGCGGGCCAGGCCCTGAAGGTACGCGAGGAGCTCGGCGACCGCCGGGGCACGGCGCAGAGCCTGATCATCCTCGCCACCGTGCGGCGGGACCTGGGCGAGCCGAACGCGGCGCTGTCCGAGGGCCTGGAGGCGCTGTCGATCTGCCACGAGCTGGGCGACGAGCACGCCGAGGCCGAGACGCTGCTCTGCCTGGCCGAGATCTACGACCTGCTGCGGCTGCCGCACGACGCGCAGCGGGACGCCGAGCGGGCCCTGGCCGGGTACACGGCGACGGGCGACCAGCACGGCTGCGGGCGCGCCCTGTGCGCGCTCGGCCGGATCGCGCGCAACGGCTCCCGGTACGACGAGGCGCTCTCCTACTACGAGCAGGCGCTGGCCGTGCAGGTGGAGCTCCACCACGAGCCGGGCCGGGCGGAGACGCTCGGGGACATCGGGCTGGTGCACTGGCGGCTGGCGGACTACCTGCGGGCCGACGACTACCTCAACCAGGCGCTGGCGATCAGCCGGATGATCCGCGACGAGCCGGTGGAGGCGCGCATGCTCAACCGGCTCGCCAGGGTGCGGCGGCGGCAGGGGCTGCCGCACGTGGCGTTCGTGTACGCGCTCGAAGCCCTGGACATCGTGCAGGGCATGGGCAACCGGCGGGCCGAGGCGGACGTGCAGGAGACGCTGGCGAACACGTACCTGTCGCTGGGGCAGCACCAGCCCGCGCTGCGGGCGGCCAAGGCGTCACTGGCGATCAGGGAGGAGCTGCGGGACAACCGGGCCAGCGCGCTGCTGTCGATGGCGCAGGCGCTGCACACGGCGGGCGAGCCGCAGGAGGCGCTGAAGCTCGCGTGGGAGACGGTCGAGCTGCAGAACGAGACCGGCACGAAGGACCGGTGGGCGGCGGCGCTCACGACGCTGGCCATGGTGCTGCTGGACCTCGGCCTGGCCGGGGAGGCACTGGTCCACGCGCGCCAGGCCAGGGACGTCCACCTGGAGTGCGGGACCAGGCGGGACCTGGGGTGCGCGCTGCGGGCGCTGGGGCTGATCTCGGCCAGGCTGGGGAACCGGGGCGCGGCCGGCGGCTATCTGCGGGAGGCGCTGCGGCTGCTGGAGGAGGTGGGGGACGTCTTCGAGGTACGGCGGGTGTCGGAGGACCTCCGCGAGCTGGGGACCAGCCCCACGACCTGA
- a CDS encoding response regulator transcription factor yields the protein MSNLLLLTNALEPSAEVLPALGLLLHSVRVSPAEASALIDTPPADAVLVDARKELVQAKSLCRLIRTTGIDCPLLVIVTEGGLAAMTAEWGVDDVLLDSAGPAEVEARLRMATGRISQAATEEVPDEIRSGDLSIDEATYTARLRGRVLDLTFKEFELLKYLAQHPGRVFTRAQLLQEVWGYDYFGGTRTVDVHVRRLRAKLGTEYESLIGTVRNVGYRFVPDRQDTAAV from the coding sequence ATGAGCAACCTGCTCCTGCTGACCAACGCCCTCGAGCCGTCCGCCGAGGTGCTCCCGGCGCTGGGCCTGCTGCTCCACTCGGTCCGGGTCTCGCCCGCGGAGGCGTCCGCGCTGATCGACACGCCTCCGGCCGACGCGGTCCTCGTCGACGCGCGGAAGGAGCTCGTGCAGGCCAAGAGCCTGTGCCGGCTGATCCGCACGACCGGCATCGACTGCCCGCTGTTGGTGATCGTCACCGAGGGCGGGCTGGCCGCGATGACGGCCGAGTGGGGCGTGGACGACGTGCTGCTCGACAGCGCGGGCCCGGCGGAGGTGGAGGCGCGCCTGCGCATGGCCACGGGCCGCATCTCGCAGGCCGCCACGGAGGAGGTGCCCGACGAGATCCGCAGCGGCGACCTGTCGATCGACGAGGCCACCTACACCGCGCGGCTGCGCGGCCGGGTGCTCGACCTCACCTTCAAGGAGTTCGAGCTGCTGAAATACCTCGCCCAGCACCCGGGCCGGGTCTTCACCCGCGCCCAGTTGCTGCAGGAGGTCTGGGGTTACGACTACTTCGGCGGCACCAGGACGGTCGACGTCCACGTGCGGCGCCTGCGCGCCAAGCTCGGCACCGAGTACGAATCCCTCATCGGAACGGTCCGCAACGTCGGCTACCGCTTCGTCCCCGACCGGCAGGACACCGCCGCCGTCTGA
- a CDS encoding MoaD/ThiS family protein, whose amino-acid sequence MATGKVRYWAAAKEAAGVAEEPFDAVTLGELMTKITQNHADLARVVRRCSFLVDGAPVGKRPHDQVVLADGATVEVLPPFAGG is encoded by the coding sequence ATGGCCACGGGAAAGGTACGTTATTGGGCTGCGGCGAAGGAAGCGGCCGGAGTGGCCGAGGAGCCGTTCGACGCGGTCACTCTTGGTGAACTCATGACGAAAATCACACAAAATCATGCCGATCTGGCACGCGTGGTGAGGCGTTGCTCGTTCCTCGTGGACGGCGCCCCGGTCGGCAAACGCCCTCATGACCAGGTCGTTCTCGCCGACGGGGCGACCGTGGAGGTGCTGCCGCCGTTCGCCGGCGGGTGA
- a CDS encoding LmeA family phospholipid-binding protein, translating to MRKLIIFLIVLVILLVAVDRVAVAGVERDLSNRIAAATDLSDKPTVTIEGIPFLTQAISGHYPEVRFDLGTFTYGGVPIKNLRGAAYDVTAPLADVLQNRANVQAGRVTVSGTLTRATIDKYAPRGVKIGGNGDRLTASGEVTVGVQKVKFNAEMRVELADGGIKIQAEKIEGVPDQLASLVSYTIPFKGKLPFDVKVTGVKSVPEGLEFSAEASDVPIRG from the coding sequence ATGCGGAAGCTGATCATTTTCCTGATCGTGCTGGTCATTCTCCTTGTCGCCGTCGACCGGGTCGCCGTGGCGGGCGTGGAGCGCGATCTGTCCAACCGGATCGCGGCCGCGACCGACCTCTCCGACAAGCCGACCGTGACAATTGAGGGCATCCCTTTTCTCACGCAGGCCATCTCGGGGCACTATCCGGAGGTACGGTTCGATCTCGGCACGTTCACCTACGGTGGCGTGCCGATCAAGAACCTCCGGGGCGCCGCCTATGACGTGACGGCCCCCCTGGCGGACGTCCTGCAGAACAGAGCCAACGTCCAGGCCGGACGCGTGACCGTCAGCGGCACCCTGACCAGGGCGACGATCGACAAGTACGCCCCCCGCGGCGTCAAGATCGGCGGCAACGGCGACCGGCTCACGGCGTCGGGCGAGGTGACGGTCGGGGTGCAGAAGGTGAAGTTCAACGCCGAGATGCGGGTGGAGCTGGCCGACGGCGGCATCAAGATCCAGGCCGAGAAGATCGAGGGCGTGCCCGACCAGCTCGCCTCGCTCGTCTCCTACACGATCCCGTTCAAGGGCAAGCTGCCCTTCGACGTGAAGGTGACCGGGGTCAAGAGCGTGCCCGAAGGATTGGAGTTCTCGGCCGAAGCGTCTGACGTGCCGATCCGTGGATGA
- a CDS encoding sigma-70 family RNA polymerase sigma factor: MSAAGTADEELVRTLFDEHAGPLYGYVLRLTGDSGRAEDVVQETLLRAWRHPDALSGRPVRAWLFTVARNLVVDQHRAKKARPQETGDEALAVMPADDDLERAVESWAVAEALAALRQEHREVLLEVYYRGRSVKEASATLGIPPGTVKSRTYYALRALKLALEERGLAP; encoded by the coding sequence GTGAGCGCAGCCGGCACCGCGGATGAGGAACTCGTGAGGACCCTCTTCGACGAGCATGCCGGGCCACTCTACGGCTACGTCCTGCGGCTGACCGGTGATTCCGGGCGGGCGGAGGATGTCGTGCAGGAGACCCTGTTGCGGGCCTGGCGACATCCCGACGCCCTCTCGGGCCGGCCGGTGCGGGCGTGGCTGTTCACGGTGGCCCGCAACCTCGTCGTCGACCAGCATCGGGCCAAGAAGGCCAGACCGCAGGAGACCGGGGACGAGGCGCTGGCCGTCATGCCGGCCGACGACGACCTGGAGCGCGCCGTCGAGTCGTGGGCGGTGGCCGAGGCGCTGGCCGCGCTCAGGCAGGAGCACCGTGAGGTGCTGCTGGAGGTCTACTATCGGGGGCGATCGGTGAAGGAGGCGTCGGCGACGCTGGGCATACCGCCGGGCACGGTCAAATCGCGCACCTACTACGCGTTGCGGGCGCTCAAACTGGCCCTCGAGGAGCGGGGGTTGGCGCCATGA
- a CDS encoding anti-sigma factor family protein: MMTCEEVRLALGAHALGALDPDEALEIDNHLATCEECGRELLDLEGVASFLGKVSERDVELVASPPRQVLDRLLNASAKRNRRGRLLLVAAASVALLGLGGTIVSVVNSGTQQQAATGVAAPMSTQEPETMRDSASDAEQPSLNRLAEPSAQAKRPSKAPSASPFKMAENLKFSGVNRDEKYSATVSAYPGDSGTDLYVSVRGVPVDTTCRLLVVAAGGRHELTESWTVSRAAYLDKAEFKRSTTLPMSEITAFYVVDRKEKVLIRIPVRK; this comes from the coding sequence ATGATGACGTGCGAGGAGGTAAGGCTCGCCCTGGGCGCGCACGCGCTGGGCGCGCTCGACCCCGACGAGGCGCTGGAGATCGACAACCACCTGGCGACCTGCGAGGAGTGCGGCCGCGAGCTGCTCGACCTCGAAGGCGTGGCCTCCTTTCTTGGCAAGGTGTCCGAACGAGACGTGGAGCTGGTGGCGAGCCCGCCGCGGCAGGTGCTCGACCGGCTGCTGAACGCCAGCGCCAAACGCAACAGGCGCGGCCGGCTGCTGCTGGTGGCGGCCGCCTCCGTCGCGCTGCTGGGGCTGGGCGGCACGATCGTGTCGGTCGTGAACAGCGGCACTCAGCAGCAGGCGGCGACCGGGGTGGCGGCTCCCATGTCCACCCAGGAGCCGGAGACGATGCGGGACTCGGCCTCGGACGCCGAACAGCCGTCGCTGAACCGCCTGGCCGAGCCGTCGGCGCAGGCCAAACGGCCGAGCAAGGCGCCGTCCGCGTCGCCGTTCAAGATGGCCGAGAACCTGAAGTTCTCCGGCGTGAACAGGGACGAGAAATACTCCGCCACCGTGTCGGCCTACCCCGGCGACAGCGGCACGGACCTGTACGTGAGCGTGCGGGGCGTGCCCGTCGACACGACCTGCCGCCTGCTCGTCGTGGCCGCCGGAGGGCGGCACGAGCTGACGGAGAGCTGGACGGTCAGCCGCGCGGCGTACCTGGACAAGGCCGAGTTCAAGCGGTCGACGACGCTGCCCATGTCCGAGATCACCGCGTTCTACGTGGTCGACCGGAAGGAGAAGGTGCTGATCAGGATCCCGGTGCGGAAGTAA
- a CDS encoding thioredoxin family protein, whose product MTGWWVALATLALGSVIGVVRLRRDGRVRDTGGDRLSEADLGAGLGERATLVQFSTAFCQPCRATRRILSDVSGIVPGVTHVEIDAESRLDLVRRLDIMRTPTVLVLDTSGRIVKRAAGLPRKADVLAALAAAVPPPPSHESSHQPDEM is encoded by the coding sequence ATGACTGGTTGGTGGGTGGCGCTGGCGACTCTGGCGCTCGGCTCTGTGATCGGGGTGGTTCGCCTGCGCCGCGACGGACGGGTGCGTGACACGGGTGGCGACCGGTTGTCCGAGGCCGACCTCGGCGCCGGCCTGGGGGAGCGGGCGACGCTGGTGCAGTTCTCCACCGCGTTCTGCCAGCCGTGCCGGGCGACCAGGAGGATTCTCTCCGACGTCAGCGGGATCGTGCCGGGGGTGACCCACGTCGAGATCGACGCCGAGTCCCGGCTGGACCTCGTACGGCGGCTGGACATCATGCGCACGCCGACGGTCCTCGTGCTCGACACCAGCGGAAGGATCGTGAAAAGGGCCGCCGGCCTGCCCCGCAAGGCGGACGTCCTGGCGGCCCTCGCCGCCGCCGTGCCGCCGCCGCCGTCTCACGAATCGTCTCACCAACCGGACGAGATGTGA
- a CDS encoding DUF4395 domain-containing protein, whose amino-acid sequence MRADPRALRFGAAITTLVLALVLVTGSAWLLAVQAMVFALGVVSRSPYTMLFKALVKSAPKETEDARPPKFAQAVGLVFAIAGLVGYLTGITPLALVATAAALLAAFLNAAFGFCLGCETYLLIRRLLPAANMEVSK is encoded by the coding sequence ATGCGTGCCGATCCTAGAGCGCTGCGCTTCGGCGCGGCCATCACCACCCTGGTCCTCGCCCTCGTCCTGGTGACGGGGAGTGCCTGGCTGCTCGCCGTCCAGGCGATGGTCTTCGCACTCGGAGTCGTGTCGCGCTCGCCGTACACGATGCTCTTCAAGGCGCTCGTCAAGAGCGCCCCGAAGGAGACCGAGGACGCCCGCCCGCCCAAGTTCGCGCAGGCGGTGGGGTTGGTCTTCGCGATCGCGGGCCTGGTCGGATATCTCACCGGGATCACGCCGCTGGCCCTCGTGGCCACGGCCGCGGCTCTCCTCGCCGCTTTCCTCAACGCAGCCTTCGGATTCTGCCTTGGCTGCGAAACGTACCTGCTCATCCGCCGTCTACTGCCCGCCGCCAACATGGAGGTTTCCAAATGA
- a CDS encoding sulfurtransferase gives MSRSAALVDADWVEANLDTPGVVLVEVDEDVSAYDKGHIRGAVKVDWRQDLQDPVRRDFVDKTGFEALLSDRGISNDDTVVLYGGNNNWFAAYAYWYFKLYGHSNVKLLDGGRKKWELDSRELVKDVPERAKTQYVAQEQDTKIRAFRDDVVGAISKLNLVDVRSPDEFTGKLLAPAHLPQEQAQRAGHVPTARNIPWSKAANDDGTFKSDDDLRTLYSEAGVDFGKDTIAYCRIGERSAHTWFVLHELLEQDNVKNYDGSWTEYGSLVGVPIELGEAR, from the coding sequence ATGAGCCGCTCCGCCGCCCTGGTGGACGCCGACTGGGTCGAGGCCAACCTCGACACGCCCGGAGTCGTCCTCGTCGAGGTCGACGAAGACGTCAGCGCCTACGACAAGGGCCACATCCGTGGCGCCGTGAAGGTCGACTGGCGGCAGGACCTGCAGGACCCGGTGCGCCGCGACTTCGTGGACAAGACCGGTTTCGAGGCCCTGCTGTCCGACCGCGGCATCTCCAACGATGACACCGTCGTGCTCTACGGCGGCAACAACAACTGGTTCGCCGCCTACGCGTACTGGTACTTCAAGCTCTACGGCCACTCCAACGTCAAGCTGCTCGACGGCGGGCGCAAGAAGTGGGAGCTCGACTCCCGCGAGCTGGTCAAGGACGTGCCGGAGCGGGCCAAGACGCAGTACGTGGCGCAGGAGCAGGACACCAAGATCCGCGCCTTCCGCGACGACGTGGTCGGCGCCATCAGCAAGCTCAACCTGGTAGACGTGCGCTCGCCCGACGAGTTCACCGGCAAGCTGCTCGCTCCCGCGCACCTCCCGCAGGAGCAGGCGCAGCGCGCCGGCCACGTGCCCACCGCCCGCAACATCCCGTGGTCCAAGGCCGCCAACGACGACGGCACGTTCAAGTCCGACGACGACCTGCGCACGCTCTACAGCGAGGCCGGGGTCGACTTCGGCAAGGACACCATCGCCTACTGCCGCATCGGCGAGCGTTCGGCGCACACCTGGTTCGTGCTGCACGAGCTGCTCGAGCAGGACAACGTGAAGAACTACGACGGTTCGTGGACCGAATACGGCTCGCTCGTGGGCGTGCCGATCGAGCTGGGGGAGGCCCGCTGA